In the Alteromonas sp. M12 genome, one interval contains:
- a CDS encoding MFS transporter, with protein MSAPQSNQDATVWPILIMALGSFVLGLTEFSSMSMLPLIADSYNVSPSQAGNVISAYAIGVVIGAPLFMLLTNRTNRRTSLIIFVAMVLLGNGFSAVASSLTELIVYRVLSGLPHGAYFGTALLIAASMAPKGKRASYMAKVFAGLTIATIVGVPMATLIGQSMSWRVCMAIVAVLALITLVLIYWLVPSCPVTEPSKLREEFAVLKNKLVWSISGIIFVGFGGVFCIYTYLADTIMNVTQTPLITISIAMMMFGVGTTIGNLLISKLADHAPISTTGIALLCSVGISLMYVFAASNIWWLYITVFLLGASVGLAAVIQSMLLDVSPKGHAMIGALVQCAFNTANAIGPMVGGAMLASGASFNEVGYASAMLFFGGFIMWALSYMQMRNRDMQPAMG; from the coding sequence ATGTCTGCTCCACAATCTAATCAGGATGCAACGGTTTGGCCCATTCTGATAATGGCACTTGGCTCGTTTGTATTAGGGCTGACCGAGTTTTCGTCGATGTCGATGCTCCCGTTAATCGCCGACTCGTATAATGTTTCGCCTTCACAAGCTGGAAATGTGATTAGTGCGTATGCAATTGGTGTGGTAATTGGAGCACCATTATTTATGTTGTTAACCAATAGAACGAATCGTCGCACTTCCCTGATTATTTTTGTGGCTATGGTTCTGCTTGGCAATGGTTTTAGTGCAGTTGCATCGAGCCTAACTGAGCTTATAGTTTATCGAGTGCTCTCTGGCCTACCCCATGGAGCTTATTTTGGTACCGCATTGCTGATAGCCGCGAGCATGGCACCGAAGGGTAAACGCGCAAGTTACATGGCAAAAGTGTTTGCCGGCCTGACCATTGCGACCATTGTGGGTGTCCCTATGGCAACCTTAATTGGTCAGTCGATGAGCTGGCGAGTCTGTATGGCGATTGTTGCTGTATTGGCGTTAATTACGTTGGTGTTAATTTATTGGTTAGTACCGAGCTGTCCGGTGACAGAACCAAGCAAATTACGCGAAGAGTTTGCCGTTCTGAAAAATAAGTTAGTGTGGTCAATTTCCGGTATTATTTTTGTTGGTTTCGGTGGTGTATTCTGCATTTATACTTATTTAGCGGATACCATTATGAACGTCACACAAACTCCTTTAATTACCATTTCTATTGCGATGATGATGTTTGGTGTAGGAACGACAATTGGTAATTTGCTGATCAGTAAATTGGCTGATCATGCTCCGATCAGTACCACAGGTATAGCATTGCTTTGCAGTGTTGGCATTTCCCTAATGTACGTGTTTGCAGCGAGTAATATTTGGTGGTTATATATTACCGTATTTTTGTTGGGCGCAAGTGTCGGCTTGGCCGCGGTAATCCAGTCGATGTTACTCGACGTCTCGCCGAAAGGTCATGCAATGATAGGTGCGCTGGTGCAATGTGCTTTTAACACTGCCAATGCAATTGGACCTATGGTGGGTGGCGCAATGTTAGCGTCAGGCGCCAGCTTTAATGAAGTTGGCTACGCCTCAGCAATGCTTTTCTTTGGCGGATTTATTATGTGGGCATTAAGCTATATGCAAATGCGCAACCGAGATATGCAACCAGCAATGGGTTAA
- a CDS encoding transposase — translation MPLARKRQICLTDTPYYHCVSRCVRRAYLCGEDKFTGKSFEHRRQWVEDRLLFLSTVFAIEVCAFAIMSNHSHVVLHVNVEKANDWTDKQVCSRWHKLHKGTLLTQKFMSTDSPLLTDAQRTTLHATLSIYRQRLTDISWFMRELNEPIARKANHEDQCTGHFWEGRFKSQALLDEHAVAACMVYVDLNPIRAKLASTPETSEHTSIKRRIRDFKKGKQPTTLMPFVGNPTQPQPPGLTFNLIDYLKLVDLSGRSLHPNKSGSIDIDESPILQRLGLDEKSWQCLFSSFETSFSVAAGQINTLNKYKRRRRQKYG, via the coding sequence ATGCCCTTAGCAAGGAAGCGTCAAATCTGTTTGACAGATACCCCCTACTACCACTGCGTTTCTCGCTGTGTACGCCGAGCATATTTGTGCGGGGAAGATAAATTCACAGGAAAAAGTTTCGAGCATCGCCGTCAATGGGTTGAAGATAGGTTACTGTTTTTGTCCACTGTCTTTGCTATTGAAGTCTGTGCCTTTGCGATTATGAGCAACCATTCCCATGTGGTATTGCATGTGAATGTAGAAAAAGCCAATGACTGGACTGATAAACAAGTGTGTTCAAGATGGCATAAACTCCACAAGGGAACATTGTTAACCCAAAAGTTCATGAGTACCGATTCGCCGCTGCTCACCGATGCGCAGCGGACCACTTTACACGCTACGTTATCCATCTATCGACAGCGCTTGACCGATATCAGTTGGTTTATGCGAGAGCTTAACGAGCCCATTGCGCGAAAAGCCAACCACGAAGACCAATGCACTGGCCATTTCTGGGAAGGACGCTTTAAATCTCAAGCTTTATTAGATGAGCACGCAGTAGCGGCGTGTATGGTTTATGTGGACTTAAATCCTATCCGTGCCAAGTTAGCCAGTACTCCTGAAACTTCAGAGCACACGAGTATTAAACGACGCATACGCGATTTCAAAAAAGGAAAACAGCCAACAACTTTAATGCCTTTTGTGGGCAATCCTACACAACCTCAACCACCTGGACTGACATTTAATCTCATCGACTATCTAAAATTAGTCGACCTATCAGGACGTAGCCTGCATCCCAACAAAAGTGGCTCAATAGATATTGATGAATCCCCCATTTTACAACGACTTGGTTTGGATGAAAAATCCTGGCAATGTTTATTCTCAAGCTTTGAAACATCGTTTAGTGTGGCCGCAGGTCAAATCAATACCCTCAACAAATATAAACGCCGACGTCGACAGAAATACGGTTAG
- a CDS encoding zinc ribbon domain-containing protein, whose translation MNKGAIKYLCIWMLSTGYLMLGVIYYAVIAKHLNISTEYSILLLIIPGLLAYIYYLTTTEKTFTTHQNLKESTFNHATITQSSQFWRVSFNIMLMLSGVYFVLYLNAKGIWQQGISMLFGLSIALLLVRIINKFVSSKLNSLSSLIVCILVLLLFLFIIHNIEMSFANSDRSFPQFLLIVLFGLCTFLIIVYLSDSAGFAFNKIWLLFRRFSYEYTLIKNGSNAEKNALYDLKLYFLYMLNQRVYIAVLIAPLYFALSAHVDIRRITVIWLVASFFPICLKCSRYVSQLASTKYFLILTVTFHFLFWSLVIWAVFLQLSFYLYCVITQWYWDSSFASNSLIPNFLLAFNNPITKDILYAQLEGVFYAFILLIQIVYFLAAIKTKKFKRAIAQIVTLTSFACIVAYNQYVSLEFFDNSENSLFTPAIILLTVIPIVIDLISQSMRQINAQYEICHQCQQPNKSIYNFCQLCGGSLFGARNKLDLDCHFLLNRQVEQLSEQIKQNKYNLKQASELLRENINGMQTSLKTTRNQITLDEIYKSYLVKMQTLVNSTNSDIDSSKAE comes from the coding sequence GTGAACAAAGGGGCTATTAAATACCTTTGCATTTGGATGTTGAGCACTGGTTATTTGATGCTAGGTGTTATCTATTATGCAGTTATTGCAAAGCACCTAAATATCAGTACCGAATATTCGATTTTATTGTTAATTATCCCAGGTTTATTGGCATATATATATTATTTAACAACCACTGAAAAGACGTTTACAACTCACCAAAACTTAAAAGAAAGTACCTTTAATCATGCAACGATAACCCAAAGCAGTCAATTTTGGCGTGTTAGTTTTAACATAATGCTGATGCTGTCCGGAGTGTATTTTGTACTTTATTTAAACGCTAAAGGGATATGGCAACAAGGCATATCAATGCTGTTCGGGCTTTCGATTGCTTTGCTGTTGGTAAGAATAATAAACAAATTTGTATCATCAAAGCTAAACTCATTATCGTCGCTAATCGTATGCATTTTAGTATTACTACTGTTTTTGTTTATTATCCACAACATAGAAATGAGCTTTGCTAATTCCGACAGAAGTTTTCCTCAATTTTTACTAATCGTTTTATTCGGCCTATGCACCTTTCTTATTATCGTGTATTTAAGTGACTCTGCAGGTTTTGCTTTTAATAAAATATGGTTATTATTCAGACGCTTTTCCTATGAATATACATTAATAAAAAACGGTTCCAATGCTGAAAAAAACGCATTATATGATTTAAAACTTTACTTTTTATACATGCTTAATCAGCGTGTTTATATTGCAGTGCTTATTGCACCACTCTACTTTGCGCTTTCCGCTCATGTGGACATTAGACGAATTACAGTGATATGGCTAGTAGCGTCGTTTTTTCCAATATGTCTAAAGTGTAGTCGCTATGTGTCACAGTTAGCGAGTACCAAATACTTCTTAATACTCACAGTAACATTTCACTTCTTATTCTGGTCTTTAGTTATTTGGGCCGTATTTTTGCAATTATCTTTCTACTTATATTGTGTCATCACGCAATGGTATTGGGATTCTTCCTTTGCCAGTAACAGTTTGATACCCAATTTTTTGCTAGCTTTTAACAATCCAATCACTAAAGATATTTTGTATGCTCAGTTAGAGGGAGTATTTTATGCTTTTATTTTGCTAATTCAAATAGTGTATTTTTTAGCCGCTATAAAAACTAAAAAGTTCAAGCGCGCTATCGCACAAATCGTAACTTTGACGTCTTTCGCTTGCATAGTGGCATACAACCAATATGTCTCGCTAGAATTCTTTGATAACAGTGAAAATTCCTTGTTTACACCGGCCATAATATTGCTAACTGTCATTCCCATTGTAATCGACTTAATATCTCAATCTATGCGGCAAATAAATGCTCAATATGAAATATGTCACCAATGTCAGCAACCCAATAAAAGTATTTACAATTTTTGTCAGCTCTGCGGTGGAAGCCTGTTCGGTGCTAGAAACAAATTGGATCTCGATTGTCATTTTTTATTAAATAGACAGGTTGAACAGTTGAGTGAGCAAATTAAACAAAATAAATACAACCTTAAGCAAGCTTCAGAGCTATTACGAGAGAATATAAATGGAATGCAAACCTCCCTCAAAACAACACGAAATCAAATTACTTTAGACGAGATCTACAAATCCTATCTGGTTAAAATGCAAACATTAGTCAATAGCACAAATAGTGATATAGATAGCAGTAAAGCAGAATGA
- a CDS encoding TIGR01777 family oxidoreductase, whose product MNLLITGGSGLIGSKLVKHIKAENQLTILTRNPKIAEEKLGSGLTYISSLEHLSNLNDFDGVINLAGEPIVNKRWSCEQKTILENSRWEMTKKLGSLCVASQSPPKFFISGSAIGFYGRQDVQIIDENFDKPNKEYSHSLCATWEKLALDIETEETRVCVLRTGIVLARDGGALEKMQLPFKVGLGGPIGSGEHYMSWIHIDDMVRGIVHLIDNAGCTGIYNFTAPEPVTNKQFSKAFASALHRPCILFTPKLALKLAMGEMADLLIYGQRVVPMRLLESDFQFNFPNIEQAFSDLYGG is encoded by the coding sequence ATGAATTTGCTAATTACAGGTGGCAGCGGACTGATAGGTTCAAAGCTCGTAAAACATATCAAGGCTGAAAATCAGCTTACGATATTAACAAGAAATCCCAAGATTGCTGAAGAAAAACTTGGAAGTGGGCTAACGTATATTTCGAGTTTAGAGCACTTGTCTAATTTGAACGACTTCGATGGCGTGATTAACTTAGCTGGCGAACCTATTGTAAATAAACGTTGGAGCTGCGAACAAAAAACGATTTTAGAAAACAGTCGCTGGGAAATGACTAAAAAGTTAGGGTCATTGTGTGTGGCAAGTCAATCTCCTCCTAAATTCTTTATTAGTGGATCAGCCATTGGTTTTTATGGTCGTCAAGACGTACAAATTATTGACGAAAATTTTGATAAACCCAATAAGGAATATAGTCATAGTTTGTGTGCTACTTGGGAGAAACTTGCCTTAGACATTGAAACTGAAGAAACTCGGGTATGTGTGCTGCGAACAGGTATTGTTTTGGCTAGAGATGGCGGCGCTTTAGAAAAAATGCAACTACCATTCAAAGTAGGTTTGGGGGGACCTATTGGCTCTGGGGAGCATTATATGTCGTGGATCCATATTGACGATATGGTAAGGGGCATAGTGCACCTAATTGATAATGCCGGCTGCACAGGAATTTACAATTTTACTGCCCCTGAGCCCGTTACCAACAAACAGTTCTCAAAGGCATTCGCCAGTGCATTGCATCGCCCTTGCATATTATTTACTCCAAAGCTTGCACTAAAACTCGCAATGGGCGAAATGGCTGATTTGTTAATCTACGGGCAACGAGTTGTCCCAATGAGGTTGTTGGAAAGTGATTTTCAATTTAACTTTCCTAATATTGAACAAGCGTTTTCAGATTTGTATGGAGGTTAA